A window of the Campylobacter massiliensis genome harbors these coding sequences:
- the ispG gene encoding flavodoxin-dependent (E)-4-hydroxy-3-methylbut-2-enyl-diphosphate synthase, which yields MQRYPTKQIKIRDVKIGGDAPISVQSMTFSKTKDVKGTLEQIQRLYFAGCDIVRCAVFDKEDTAALREVVKSSPLPVVADIHFNHNYAVIVSEFVDAIRINPGNIGSKKNIKAVVDACKQRNLPIRIGVNSGSLEKQFEDRYGRTVEAMVQSALYNINLLEDFDFTDIKISLKSSDIERTMAAYRALRPLVAYPFHLGVTEAGTSFHATIKSAIALGGLLLEGIGDTMRVSITGELEEEIKVAKAILKDSGRQKEGLNIISCPTCGRLQADLMAAVKLVEEKTKHIKEPLNVSVMGCVVNAIGEAKGADVAIAFGKGNGMIMRKGEVVARLPESELVDRFLLEIDDEIKSRA from the coding sequence TTGCAAAGATACCCCACGAAACAGATAAAAATCCGGGACGTAAAAATAGGCGGAGACGCGCCTATATCGGTGCAGTCGATGACGTTTAGTAAAACCAAAGACGTAAAAGGCACGCTAGAGCAGATACAAAGGCTCTATTTTGCGGGCTGCGATATCGTGCGCTGCGCCGTGTTTGACAAAGAGGACACCGCCGCGCTACGCGAGGTGGTCAAATCTAGCCCGCTACCAGTCGTCGCCGACATTCACTTTAACCACAACTACGCCGTGATAGTTAGCGAGTTTGTCGACGCTATCCGCATAAATCCGGGCAACATCGGCTCCAAAAAGAACATCAAAGCCGTCGTGGACGCGTGCAAGCAGCGAAATCTGCCTATCCGTATCGGCGTAAACTCGGGCTCGCTCGAAAAGCAGTTTGAGGACAGATACGGCCGCACGGTCGAAGCGATGGTGCAAAGCGCGCTTTATAACATAAATTTGCTCGAGGATTTTGACTTTACCGATATCAAAATCTCGCTAAAATCAAGCGATATCGAGCGCACGATGGCCGCATACCGCGCGCTTAGGCCGCTTGTGGCGTATCCGTTTCACCTTGGCGTGACGGAGGCTGGCACTAGTTTTCACGCGACGATAAAATCAGCGATTGCGCTAGGCGGACTGCTACTGGAGGGCATCGGCGACACGATGCGAGTTAGCATCACGGGCGAGCTAGAAGAAGAGATCAAGGTCGCAAAAGCGATCCTCAAAGATAGCGGCCGCCAAAAAGAGGGGCTAAATATCATCTCGTGCCCGACTTGCGGGCGTTTGCAAGCTGACCTGATGGCCGCGGTAAAGCTCGTCGAGGAGAAAACCAAACACATCAAAGAGCCGCTAAACGTCTCGGTGATGGGCTGCGTCGTAAACGCGATCGGCGAGGCCAAGGGCGCGGACGTAGCGATAGCGTTTGGCAAAGGAAACGGCATGATAATGCGCAAAGGCGAGGTAGTCGCGAGGCTGCCCGAGAGCGAGCTAGTCGATAGATTTTTACTAGAAATTGACGACGAGATAAAGTCTCGGGCGTAA